Within the Leptospira stimsonii genome, the region CCGAACGGTTATTTCTCCGCACACTTCAACCCGGAATCGGAGGAAGAACTCTGGACCGTCCTTCCGAAACAATATCCCGGACAACTCAAGGAAGGGATTCACGAAGAAATTTTGGAGATCGAATCTCAGCTTTCCCGTTTTAGAAAAAATCTCAAAGACGCGCAAAAAGAAAACCGAGCGTTTTTGGTTGGAGTTTATCCGGAGCGAAACATCGGAAGACATCCTTCTCTTTCCATGGAAGAATTGAAAGAACTCTGTAGAACCGCGGAAGTGCACGTCGTCGATACGTTTATTCAGAAAAAGAATCGTTTGGATCCGTCCACCGTTTTGGGAAAAGGGAAACTGGAAGAAATCATTTTAAAGGCGATTCAAAAACACGTAGAACTTCTCGTCTTCGACCTCGAACTCACACCTTCTCAGGCGAAAAAAATTTCGGATATCGCGGATATCAAAGTGATCGATCGAACCCAACTCATTCTCGATATCTTTGCCAGAAACGCGAAGAGCAGAGACGGTAAACTACAAGTCGAACTCGCACAGCTCAAATATCTAAAAGGAAGACTCACCGAACTCGACGATAACATGTCGAGACTCACCGGTGGAATCGGAGGAAGAGGGCCGGGAGAAACCAAACTCGAAATCGGAAAACGAAGAGTCGAAGAAAGAATCACGAGACTCGAAGTCGAACTCAAATCCCTAAAAAAGAGAAGGGAAATCAATCGACGTCAGAGAAAGAAAAACGAACTTCCCGTGGTCGGCATCGTGGGTTATACGAACGCAGGAAAATCGACGTTACTCAATGCTTTGACGAACAGCGAGGTTCTCTCCGAAAACAAATTGTTTGCGACTCTCGATCCGACGACGAGAAGAATCCGGTTCCCCGAAGAAAGAGAAATCATCATTTCGGATACGGTCGGGTTTATTCACGATCTTCCACCCGAGTTGTCCAATGCGTTCAAAGCCACTTTAGAAGAATTGGGTGATTCCGATCTTCTCGTGCACGTTGTCGATATTTCCAATCCCGATTACAAACTGCAGATGGAAGCCGTGGAAAAAATCTTAGAAGAATTAGATCTTTCTCATATACCGATGATTCAGGTTTTTAACAAGATCGATAATCTCGAAAAATTCAAAAAGCTCGCTTTGCAAGAAGGATATTCCAGCGAATTCAAAAAGACGACGAAGAATTCTCTGAATCACGGGCCCGGCTTGGAAGCGATCGCGGACTTAAAGGAAGAATTAGGAATCGATTTTCATGCGGACACCGTTTTGGTATCCGCTTATCAAGGATGGGGTTTAAAAACGCTTTTGGATCTTTTGGAAGAACGAATCTACGAAAAAGCTTTTTTAGCTTCTTCTACGGAGTTGTAAATTTCGACTTTTTTCGGAAGTTCCATCAGACGGATTACGTTTTCGAGGAAATGATTGAGTCCTCCGATCACGATTTTTCCGGAATGTTGATCCACGGTTTTGATCAAGGTCAAAATCGTTGCGACTCCCACGCTGTTGATGTATTCCAGACCGGAAAGGTCTAAAATGATATTATAGACTTCTTCTTCGAAGACAAAGTGTATCTTGCGGGAAATCTCGAAAGAATTGGAGTTGGTCACCTTACCGTTGAATACAACGAGCAACACTTCCTTATTTGGAAGACTGGATTTGGTCGTCTCAATATACAATGAATCGAATTCTACTCTCGCCATGAAAATTCCTATTTTATCGCTCCGGATAAAGTTTCCCTTCTCTATATTTCAGTCGGACTTTCTCGCTTGTTTGAAGCTCATCGACTCGATACTTCCCTCTCAACACAATTTCGATTCTTCCTCTTTGGGGAATCGAACCTTCGTATTCCAGATACTCCCTTCTATGAGAACGTTTTTTTTCAAATTCTACAACGCAACCATTTAGAAAACCGTTCAGATTCTCTTGGGAAGAACCGAAGGTCAGGAGTTCTCTTTCCTCGCCGGGATCCAGGAATAAGTCCAGATGTCCCCCATTCTCCTCAAAATGCAAAGACAAAGTGAAATCTTTCCACCGCATACGCCGAAATTTTATAGTTTATCCTCTAATCGAATCGCGACCGAAGCGTGGCGGATCAAAGAAAGGCTATCGATGATCTTCAATGATTTCTTTATATTCTCTTCGGTTGCCGGATGTGTTATAACAACAACTTCGACGGGTTCTTTTTCCACTTCGTTTTGCCTTACTGAAGAGATAGAGACTCCGTGATCTCCCAAAACTTTCGAAATTTCGGAAAGAACCCCCGGAAGATCGACGGTCGTAAATCGCAGATAATATCGTACCAAAGAGCCGTTGGCCTCGGAGACGCTGGCCGGTGGAAATAAATTCTTCTCCGGAGCCAAACCTTTGTTTCTTCTCGCTCCGTAATAGAGAATATCGGAAACAACCGAGGAAGCTGTCGGTAAGGACCCGGCTCCCTTTCCGACGAACATTCCAGGACCCGCATAAGCGGTCTGATAATAGATCGCGTTCATCTCGTTCATGATATTCGCGAACGGATGTTTTACGGGAATCATCACCGGTTGCACTCTTGCTTCCAATTGATCCGCAATCTTTCGAACCAATCCTAGGAGTTTGATTCTATAACCGAGTTCTCCTGCAAATTGAATATCCAACCCACTAATCTTTGTTATACCTTCGATTTGAACGCTCTGTAAAGGAATTTTTTGCGAGAACGCTAAACTTCCTAATATGCTAATTTTATGTGCGGTATCGATTCCTTCCACGTCAAAGGTTGGATCTTTTTCCGCAAAGCCGAGTTCTTGTGCGATCTGAAGAGCTTCGGAATAATCCAGATGTTCCAATTCCATCTTGGAGAGAATGAAATTCGTAGTTCCGTTTAAGATTCCATAAAGAGAAAGGAAAGAATCGGAGCCGAGTCCCGTCTTGATGGAACGAATGACCGGAATCGCTCCGGCGACGCAAGCTTCCATACCGATTTCCAATCCACTTTCATGAGCGAGAGAGAAAAGCTCGTCTCCTCTTTGAGAAAGAAGCGCTTTGTTTGCGGTGATCACGGTTTTTCCGTTTTTCAAAGCCTCGCTCACGATCGTATAAGCGACATCGGTTCCGCCAACGAGTTCTAAGACCAGATCGATCTCGGGATCGGAAATGATTTTTTTAAAGTCGGATTCTAATTTGCAATTGGGAAAGTTAAGTAATTCTTTTTTGATTTTATCGGGAGTTCGGGTTGAGACCGAGGTGAGAATCAGATCTAGGCCGTATTTCTCGCGATATGCGGCACTTTCATTTTTGAGAATCTCGAGAACCCCTGATCCTACCGTTCCCGCTCCAATCAATCCGATTCGAATGCGTTCCATGGATTACCATCTTCGAAATTTGCAGGGAAGATTCACTCCATTTTCATGGGAAAAGCGAACGTTCCGGGAAGGATTGAAATTTTAATTTACAACATTTCATTTCTCTGGTACGAATCAAAGATAAGTTTTTAAATCCAAAAACACAGGTCCAAATGGCAAACAAAAGAAGGCCTCCCAGAAAGAAACATAATTCAAACCAGAAAGGTTCGGGAGGGAATGAGAAGAATCGGGAAAACGCAGATTCCAACCGAGGCGGTAATGAGTCTAGAGAAGGGAATCGAAGACATTCTCATCAACAACGCCAGCAACAAGGAAAGAATTTTCAGAGAAACCAAGAGTTCCATCGAAAGAGCCAAGAAATGGCGATGGAAAAAAATCCTCCGAAAGTGAGAGCCCCGAGAGAAGGGGGACGATACTTAGCGGGTGCGATCCTAACCGGAAGCATCGTACTTTTAGGAATCTTTAGTTATTTCATTTGCGAGAATTATCACACAAAAACTCCCATCTACGGTAAACGAGGTTGGGATGACTCCTTCCAAAAATCCGTAACCTGGGCGGAAGCAAAGGAAATCTGCGATGAAAGGTCGAAACGTTTGCCGGGCAAAGATCAACTCAAGAATTTCAGCAAAAGAGCGGATTCTAAGTTGAGAAACGCCGGAGTCTTTTGGTCTTCCAGTCCGGAAGGCGATTCCGGTTATTACTATTCCGTAAATTTCAAAGATGGAACGGACACAAGTAGCCTTGGAACGATGAAGTATAACGTGATTTGCGTAAAGTAAAACGATCGTAAGAATCCGAAAGAGGGGAGAACGATCTCTTCTCTTTCGGAAAAAAGAATCTGCATTCCACTCAACGTTCTAAACTTCGAAAACCCTCCTTTCGAAAAACAAATCCAAAAAAAGAATCCAGTAAAACAGGAAGCCTCGATGATCAAAAAAATATCCGGAAGAATCGTAACTCACGAACAGGATTTCCATGGAACTGTGGAATGGGATTCTTCCACCGGATTGATCCGATCGGTTGTTGTCGGTTTGGAATTGGATGTCTCCGAGGAAAAGAGAGAGGACGAGGCTTGGTTCGATCCGGATGAAATTGTGATCTTTCCCGGATTCGGAGATATTCACATTCATGCAAGGGAAGATGAGAGTGGAAAACATACTTATAAAGAGGATTTTCTCTCCGCGAGCGCGGCCGCGATCAACGGAGGAGTGATTCATGTCGCCGATATGCCGAACAATCCGATTCCTCCCGTCGATGAAGAAAGTTATTCCAAAAAAAGAAAACTCGCGGATAAATCTCCGATTCACATAACGTTGTACGCAGGGATCGGGCCGGATACAAGACCGCTAAAATATTCCGTTCCTTATAAAGTGTTTATGGGTCCAAGCATCGGAGAATTGTTCTTTCATAACAATCAAGCCTTGGAAGAAACGATTCGAAATTATGAAGGCGAGAATATAAGCTTTCATTGTGAAGATCCCGAAATTTTGGAAAAACATCAGGACGAAATTTTACACGAGGATCGTCGTCCGGCGGAAGCCGAAACAATGGCGACCGACTTTGCTTTGTATTTGATCGAAAAATACAATCTCCGAGGAAAACTCTGTCATTATTCTACCGGAGACGGTCTGGAAAAAATCAAAACTGCAAAAAAGAAAGGCTTGAAGCTCACTTGTGAAGTGACTCCCACACATTTATTTTTCGACAAATCGATGTTAACCGAAGAAAATCGAAATTGGTTTCAGATGAATCCTCCTCTTCGTGGAAAAGAAGATAGGGAAGGAATGTTACAAGGTGTAAAGGAAGGTTGGATCGATTATTTGGCGACCGACCACGCTCCTCACAGCGTCGAAGAAAAACAAAAAGGGACCAGCGGAATTTCTCAGTTGGATACATATTCACTCTTTGTAACATGGATGATTTTAGAAGCCGGGATCGATTTAAAAACGATCGCAAGAATTTGTGCTAAGAATCCCGGAGAATTCGTGAACGAATATTTACCTGAAAAATACGGAAAAGGATTTGGAAAAATCGAAAGCGGTT harbors:
- a CDS encoding LIC_10572 family protein — translated: MANKRRPPRKKHNSNQKGSGGNEKNRENADSNRGGNESREGNRRHSHQQRQQQGKNFQRNQEFHRKSQEMAMEKNPPKVRAPREGGRYLAGAILTGSIVLLGIFSYFICENYHTKTPIYGKRGWDDSFQKSVTWAEAKEICDERSKRLPGKDQLKNFSKRADSKLRNAGVFWSSSPEGDSGYYYSVNFKDGTDTSSLGTMKYNVICVK
- the hflX gene encoding GTPase HflX, translating into MSKLSGNLNGLKSNQIQRLKKISEKRIREDVIISQEISRTLCELSLEIGKQIGILIDRSGYVTHVLVGSDTSIEIPFLDRLRTSEARLRGLRLVHTHLKGEPLNQEDLTDLALLRLDYITAVTIDSSGNPNGYFSAHFNPESEEELWTVLPKQYPGQLKEGIHEEILEIESQLSRFRKNLKDAQKENRAFLVGVYPERNIGRHPSLSMEELKELCRTAEVHVVDTFIQKKNRLDPSTVLGKGKLEEIILKAIQKHVELLVFDLELTPSQAKKISDIADIKVIDRTQLILDIFARNAKSRDGKLQVELAQLKYLKGRLTELDDNMSRLTGGIGGRGPGETKLEIGKRRVEERITRLEVELKSLKKRREINRRQRKKNELPVVGIVGYTNAGKSTLLNALTNSEVLSENKLFATLDPTTRRIRFPEEREIIISDTVGFIHDLPPELSNAFKATLEELGDSDLLVHVVDISNPDYKLQMEAVEKILEELDLSHIPMIQVFNKIDNLEKFKKLALQEGYSSEFKKTTKNSLNHGPGLEAIADLKEELGIDFHADTVLVSAYQGWGLKTLLDLLEERIYEKAFLASSTEL
- a CDS encoding STAS domain-containing protein; translated protein: MARVEFDSLYIETTKSSLPNKEVLLVVFNGKVTNSNSFEISRKIHFVFEEEVYNIILDLSGLEYINSVGVATILTLIKTVDQHSGKIVIGGLNHFLENVIRLMELPKKVEIYNSVEEAKKAFS
- a CDS encoding amidohydrolase family protein — its product is MIKKISGRIVTHEQDFHGTVEWDSSTGLIRSVVVGLELDVSEEKREDEAWFDPDEIVIFPGFGDIHIHAREDESGKHTYKEDFLSASAAAINGGVIHVADMPNNPIPPVDEESYSKKRKLADKSPIHITLYAGIGPDTRPLKYSVPYKVFMGPSIGELFFHNNQALEETIRNYEGENISFHCEDPEILEKHQDEILHEDRRPAEAETMATDFALYLIEKYNLRGKLCHYSTGDGLEKIKTAKKKGLKLTCEVTPTHLFFDKSMLTEENRNWFQMNPPLRGKEDREGMLQGVKEGWIDYLATDHAPHSVEEKQKGTSGISQLDTYSLFVTWMILEAGIDLKTIARICAKNPGEFVNEYLPEKYGKGFGKIESGYAANFTILNLKKPKTFRKEEIKSKSGWSPFENFTFPGSIEAVYFMGKSIRL
- a CDS encoding homoserine dehydrogenase, producing MERIRIGLIGAGTVGSGVLEILKNESAAYREKYGLDLILTSVSTRTPDKIKKELLNFPNCKLESDFKKIISDPEIDLVLELVGGTDVAYTIVSEALKNGKTVITANKALLSQRGDELFSLAHESGLEIGMEACVAGAIPVIRSIKTGLGSDSFLSLYGILNGTTNFILSKMELEHLDYSEALQIAQELGFAEKDPTFDVEGIDTAHKISILGSLAFSQKIPLQSVQIEGITKISGLDIQFAGELGYRIKLLGLVRKIADQLEARVQPVMIPVKHPFANIMNEMNAIYYQTAYAGPGMFVGKGAGSLPTASSVVSDILYYGARRNKGLAPEKNLFPPASVSEANGSLVRYYLRFTTVDLPGVLSEISKVLGDHGVSISSVRQNEVEKEPVEVVVITHPATEENIKKSLKIIDSLSLIRHASVAIRLEDKL